From Deinococcus sp. KSM4-11, a single genomic window includes:
- a CDS encoding plastocyanin/azurin family copper-binding protein has product MFRIPLTAWTVAAVLVACAPGPSTPTGTDMAPAPAATVTIQGFAFAPADVTVKVGESIRWTNQDSAPHTATADDGSFGTATLGQGRSDSVTFTKVGTYAYHCAVHPTMTAVVHVVAGASESTPPTKSY; this is encoded by the coding sequence ATGTTCAGAATTCCCCTGACCGCCTGGACGGTCGCCGCCGTTCTCGTCGCGTGTGCGCCAGGACCTTCCACCCCAACGGGGACGGACATGGCTCCAGCACCGGCGGCGACCGTCACCATTCAGGGGTTCGCCTTCGCTCCCGCCGACGTGACGGTCAAGGTCGGCGAGAGTATCCGGTGGACAAACCAGGACAGCGCCCCCCACACGGCCACGGCGGACGACGGATCGTTCGGCACGGCCACGCTGGGCCAGGGCAGGTCGGACAGCGTGACCTTCACCAAGGTCGGCACCTACGCGTACCACTGCGCGGTTCATCCCACCATGACCGCCGTCGTCCATGTGGTCGCCGGCGCATCCGAATCGACGCCACCCACGAAATCGTATTGA
- a CDS encoding excinuclease ABC subunit UvrA, with translation MGQAKPASPPSAARQVSDSHDLIRAHGVRVNNLKDVSVELPKRRLTVFTGVSGSGKSSLVFGTIAAESQRMINETYSAFVQGFMPTLARPDVDVLEGLTTAIIVDQQRLGADPRSTVGTATDTNAMLRILFSRLGQPHVGSAQAFSFNVPSVSGAGAITLERGGETVRESRSFTVTGGMCPRCEGRGSVTDIDLTQLFDESKSLREGAITVPGYSADGWFGRIFAAVVPADVPIARFTKKQRQDFLYGEARRIKVDTINLTFEGLIPKVQKSMLSKDIEALQPHVRAFVERAVTFTTCPDCGGTRLSAAARSSRIGGINIADACAMQITDLAAWVGALDEPSVAPLLTTLRHTLESFVEIGLGYLSLDRPAGTLSGGEAQRVKMVRHLGSSLTDITYVFDEPTTGLHPHDIQRMNDLLLRLRDKGNTVLVVEHKPELIAIADHVVDLGPGAGTAGGTICYEGDVAGLRASGTVTGRHFDDRATLKPVVRTPSGALEVRGASTHNLQDVDVDIPLGVLVVVTGVAGSGKSSLIHGSVSGREGVVSIDQGAIRGSRRSNPATYTGLLDKIRTAFARANGVKPALFSANSEGACPACNGAGVIYTDLAMMASVETTCEECGGKRFQAAVLEYRLGGRNISEVLAMPVTEALTFFGSGEARVPAAHAILGRLADVGLGYLSLGQPLTTLSGGERQRLKLATHMGEQGGVYVLDEPTSGLHLADVEQLLGLLDRLVDSGKSVIVIEHHQAVMAHADWIIDLGPGAGKGGGQVVFTGPPAALVADRASLTGQHLAAYVAP, from the coding sequence ATGGGCCAGGCCAAACCAGCGAGTCCGCCGTCCGCCGCGCGGCAGGTGTCCGACAGCCATGACCTGATCCGCGCGCATGGCGTGCGCGTGAACAACCTCAAGGACGTCAGCGTGGAGCTGCCGAAGCGCCGCCTGACCGTCTTCACCGGCGTGTCGGGCTCCGGCAAGAGTTCGCTGGTGTTCGGGACGATCGCCGCCGAATCGCAGCGGATGATCAACGAGACGTACAGCGCCTTCGTGCAGGGCTTCATGCCGACCCTGGCGCGGCCCGACGTCGATGTCCTGGAGGGCCTGACGACCGCGATCATCGTCGACCAGCAGCGTCTGGGGGCCGACCCGCGCTCCACGGTCGGCACTGCCACCGATACGAACGCCATGCTGCGGATCCTGTTCAGCCGGCTGGGGCAGCCGCACGTCGGCTCCGCCCAGGCGTTCTCGTTCAACGTGCCCTCTGTGAGCGGTGCGGGCGCGATCACGCTCGAACGCGGCGGGGAGACCGTCCGGGAAAGCCGCAGTTTCACCGTCACAGGCGGCATGTGCCCGCGCTGCGAGGGCCGGGGGTCGGTGACCGACATCGACCTCACACAGCTGTTCGACGAGTCGAAGTCGCTCCGCGAGGGGGCGATCACCGTGCCCGGCTACAGCGCCGACGGCTGGTTCGGCCGCATTTTCGCCGCCGTGGTGCCGGCGGACGTGCCCATCGCCAGGTTCACGAAGAAGCAGCGGCAGGACTTCCTGTACGGTGAGGCGCGCCGGATCAAGGTGGACACCATCAACCTGACCTTCGAGGGCCTGATCCCGAAGGTGCAGAAATCCATGCTGTCCAAGGATATCGAGGCACTGCAACCGCACGTGCGCGCCTTCGTGGAGCGGGCGGTGACGTTCACGACCTGCCCCGACTGCGGCGGCACCCGGCTCAGCGCGGCGGCCCGGTCGTCGAGGATCGGGGGCATCAACATCGCCGACGCCTGCGCCATGCAGATCACGGACCTCGCTGCGTGGGTCGGCGCCCTGGATGAACCGTCGGTGGCGCCGCTGCTGACCACGCTGCGGCATACGCTGGAGTCGTTCGTCGAGATCGGACTCGGGTACCTCTCGCTCGACCGGCCGGCCGGCACGCTGTCGGGCGGCGAGGCGCAGCGCGTGAAGATGGTCCGCCACCTCGGTTCCTCGCTCACGGACATCACCTACGTGTTCGACGAACCGACCACCGGGCTGCACCCCCACGACATCCAGCGCATGAACGACCTGCTGCTGCGCCTGCGCGACAAGGGCAATACGGTGCTGGTCGTGGAGCACAAGCCGGAACTGATCGCCATCGCCGACCACGTCGTCGATCTCGGCCCCGGCGCCGGGACGGCGGGCGGGACGATCTGTTACGAGGGCGACGTCGCCGGCCTGCGGGCGAGCGGCACCGTCACCGGCCGGCATTTCGATGACCGCGCCACGCTCAAACCGGTGGTGCGGACGCCCTCCGGGGCGCTGGAAGTGCGCGGGGCCAGCACCCACAACCTGCAGGACGTCGATGTCGACATTCCGCTCGGTGTGCTGGTCGTGGTCACGGGCGTGGCGGGATCCGGGAAGAGTTCCCTGATCCACGGCTCGGTGTCCGGACGCGAGGGTGTGGTGTCGATCGACCAGGGCGCGATCCGGGGCTCCCGGCGCAGCAATCCCGCCACGTACACTGGCCTGCTCGACAAGATCCGCACGGCCTTCGCCAGGGCGAACGGCGTCAAGCCGGCCCTGTTCAGCGCCAATTCCGAGGGTGCCTGCCCCGCCTGCAATGGAGCGGGCGTCATCTACACGGACCTGGCGATGATGGCCAGCGTCGAGACCACCTGCGAGGAGTGCGGGGGCAAACGCTTCCAGGCCGCCGTGCTGGAGTACAGATTGGGCGGCCGGAACATCAGCGAGGTGCTGGCCATGCCGGTGACCGAGGCCCTGACCTTTTTCGGCAGCGGTGAGGCCCGCGTGCCAGCCGCACACGCCATTCTCGGGCGGCTGGCCGACGTGGGGCTCGGGTACCTCAGCCTGGGCCAGCCGCTCACGACCCTGTCGGGCGGCGAGCGCCAGCGGCTCAAGCTCGCCACGCACATGGGCGAGCAGGGCGGCGTGTACGTCCTCGACGAACCGACCAGCGGCCTGCACCTCGCCGACGTCGAGCAGCTGCTCGGCCTGCTCGACCGGCTGGTCGACTCCGGCAAGTCGGTCATCGTCATCGAACACCACCAGGCGGTCATGGCGCACGCGGACTGGATCATCGACCTGGGGCCGGGCGCGGGCAAGGGCGGCGGCCAGGTCGTGTTCACGGGCCCGCCCGCCGCCCTGGTGGCCGACCGCGCCTCCCTGACCGGGCAGCACCTTGCGGCCTACGTCGCTCCGTAG
- a CDS encoding hydroxypyruvate isomerase family protein, protein MPIAQSFAWWSFAQPDTDPATLLRAAADAGYAGVDLIDPSLWALAKDMGLQIAAVNGHTSITEGLNDPAQHQRIHQELLSRLKLAEQHGIPNLIVFSGNRHGRDDTSGAAATADALRAIAPHAEDAGVTLVLELLNSRVDHPDYQADHTSWGLAVVEQVASPRVKLLYDVYHMQIMEGDLIRTIGSTHARIGHYHTAGNPGRHDLDAQQEIQYDAVFRAIRDTGFDGFIAHEFIPRGDPLLALRAAFETCQASLNTP, encoded by the coding sequence ATGCCAATCGCCCAATCCTTCGCGTGGTGGAGCTTCGCGCAGCCGGACACGGATCCCGCCACGCTCCTGCGCGCCGCCGCGGACGCCGGATACGCGGGCGTCGATCTGATCGACCCGTCGCTCTGGGCCCTCGCGAAGGACATGGGGCTGCAAATCGCCGCCGTGAACGGTCACACCTCCATCACCGAGGGCCTGAACGACCCCGCACAGCACCAGCGCATCCACCAAGAACTGCTCAGCCGACTGAAGCTTGCCGAGCAGCACGGGATTCCCAACCTGATCGTGTTCAGTGGCAACCGCCACGGCCGCGACGACACCTCAGGAGCTGCCGCCACCGCCGACGCGCTGCGCGCTATCGCGCCACATGCCGAGGACGCCGGCGTCACCCTGGTGCTCGAACTGCTCAACAGCCGGGTCGATCACCCGGACTATCAGGCGGATCACACGAGCTGGGGCCTCGCCGTCGTGGAACAGGTGGCGTCACCCCGCGTGAAGCTGCTGTACGACGTGTACCACATGCAGATCATGGAAGGCGACCTGATCCGCACCATCGGGTCAACCCACGCTCGGATCGGGCATTACCACACGGCCGGAAACCCCGGCCGGCACGACCTGGACGCTCAGCAGGAGATCCAGTACGACGCGGTGTTCCGCGCCATCCGTGACACGGGCTTCGACGGCTTCATCGCCCATGAATTCATTCCCAGAGGCGATCCGCTGCTCGCGTTGCGGGCCGCCTTCGAGACCTGTCAGGCCAGCCTGAACACCCCCTGA
- a CDS encoding TetR/AcrR family transcriptional regulator, which translates to MPSGPLTLSTSDARRETVIQSAVTVFATAGYLGTPVSAVAEHARISPAYVFKLFPRKEDLFVAALERCFTLIRSALERGAQTVPDGSPEDILAAMGEAYASLIADRSLLMLQVHAQSAASVPDIAASLRAGLALVTTFVKTRSQAPDAAVQQFIAFGQLCHLITVAELDDNAADWARLLTRNIRHF; encoded by the coding sequence ATGCCGTCCGGTCCTCTCACCCTCTCCACCTCGGATGCGCGGCGAGAAACGGTCATTCAAAGTGCCGTGACCGTCTTCGCCACGGCCGGCTACCTGGGTACGCCGGTCAGCGCCGTGGCCGAGCACGCCAGGATCTCGCCCGCGTATGTGTTCAAACTCTTTCCGCGCAAGGAGGACCTGTTCGTCGCCGCCCTCGAACGCTGTTTCACATTGATACGGTCGGCGCTGGAACGCGGCGCGCAGACTGTCCCGGACGGGAGCCCGGAGGACATCCTGGCCGCGATGGGAGAGGCGTACGCGTCGCTGATCGCCGACCGCTCGCTGCTGATGCTCCAGGTCCACGCGCAATCCGCCGCATCCGTGCCAGATATCGCCGCCTCGCTGCGTGCCGGACTTGCCCTCGTCACCACCTTCGTCAAGACCCGCTCCCAGGCTCCGGACGCGGCCGTACAGCAGTTCATCGCCTTCGGTCAGCTGTGTCACCTGATCACCGTGGCGGAGCTCGACGACAATGCGGCCGACTGGGCGCGCCTGCTGACC